One window from the genome of Hippoglossus hippoglossus isolate fHipHip1 chromosome 6, fHipHip1.pri, whole genome shotgun sequence encodes:
- the gins3 gene encoding DNA replication complex GINS protein PSF3, with product MDAQPYFPVQAGVGMEENFLSLDDILLSHERLPVRIECAFPRLGFLEKSSDSQDIAEGTKMELPLWLSKGMYEKKRRVLSVELPKVYREGWRTVFNADPNVVDLHKRGPYYYSLGSQMLHFESPENPDIAQTLLQTFIGRFRRTMDSSQNAYNEDTSALVERLDSLEKGLFKSGQSGLNGFQSWEKGQAGQLTASSLVLNYRKRKMADGQH from the exons ATGGACGCTCAGCCGTATTTCCCGGTCCAGGCCGGGGTCGGGATGGAGGAGAACTTCTTGTCCCTGGACGACATCCTGCTGTCTCACGAGAGACTTCCGGTCCGGATCGAGTGCGCCTTCCCCCGGCTCGGCTTCCTGGAGAAGTCCAGCGACTCGCAGGACATCGCGGAG GGTACAAAGATGGAGCTTCCTCTGTGGTTGTCCAAGGGTATGtatgagaagaagaggagggtgcTGTCTGTGGAGCTGCCGAAGGTTTACAGGGAGGGCTGGAGGACCGTGTTCAACGCTGACCCCAACGTGGTGGACCTGCACAAGAGGGGGCCCTACTACTACAGCCTGGGATCCCAGATGCTGCACTTTGAAAGTCCAGAGAACCCAGATATTGCACAGacgctgctgcag ACGTTCATCGGTCGGTTCCGGCGGACCATGGACTCTTCCCAGAACGCCTACAACGAGGACACGTCCGCTCTGGTGGAGCGTCTGGACTCTCTGGAGAAAGGTCTGTTCAAGTCCGGGCAGAGCGGACTCAACGGCTTCCAGAGCTGGGAGAAGGGTCAGGCCGGACAGCTCACCGCCTCCAGCCTGGTTCTCAACTACCGCAAGAGGAAGATGGCCGATGGCCaacactga